TTAAGGCTTTCGTCTATAAGGTCACTACTTGCAAAAGCACCCATGCCACCGGTATTAGGTCCTTCATCTTGTTCATAAACTCTTTTATAATCCTGTGCTGGCACTAATGGGAAAGCTTTGTTTTTGCTTACTACCACCATAAAAGATAACTCTCTGCCTTGCAAAAATTCTTCAGCAAAAATCTTTTGATCAGGGTGGCTTTCCATCAACTTTTGAAGTTCTTCTTTTCCTGTATTTTTATCTTCAACTATGATTACACCTTTTCCAGCGGCAAGGCCATCTACTTTGAATACTAAAGGAAGACCTAATGAATCCATTAGATTGCACCCATGTTCTAGGCTATCTACCCTTGTATATTCTGCAGTGGGGACGTTTTCCCCTCTCATTATTTCTTTAGCAAAAGTTTTGCTACCTTCCAATTTGGCAGCTTTTTTAGTTGGCCCGAATATAGCTAAGTTTTTTTCCTCAAAATAATCTACAATTCCTAAGGTAAGTGGTAGCTCTGGTCCCACCACTGTAAAACTTATTTTTTCTTGTAAAGCAAAGTTTGCTAGTCCTTCAAAGTCAGTAACATTAATGTCCCATATCACCTTTATTTTTTCAAGTTCTGGTTTAGGAGCAGTGCCTACCCAATAGACTTTTTCAACTGAAGGGCTTTGAGCAATTTTTTCACAAATCACATGCTCCCTACCTCCTGAACCTATAACCATAACACGCATCTTTACGCTCACCTCCACCTTTCAAATTAGTGCTTAAAGTGTCTCATGCCTGTCATTATTAACGTTATTCCATGTTTTCTGCAAGCTTCGATGGATAAATCGTCGTTTTTTGACCCCCCTGGCTGCAAGATATACTTAATTTTATAATCTGCGGCTATATTTACTACATCTTCAAAGGGGAAGAAAGCATCAGAAGCTAATATTTCTCCACCGCCGTTTTCTTTTGCCTGTTCTAAAGCTTTGCAAGCGGCGTCTATTCTTTTTGTGGCTCCGCATCCCAAACCAACAGTGGATGTCCCTTTTGTTACCGCTATGGCATTTGATTTAACATGTTTTACCGATTTATAGGCAAACATCACTTCATCCATTTTATCCTTTGGAAGTTCACCACAAGCTACAGTTATATCCTTAGTTAAAAATCTACTTTGGTTTTTACTTTGTCTTAGTAGACCTCCGTTTATGGATTTCAGCTCGCAACTTGCTTCACCTTTTGAAAAATCAACCTTAAGTAATCTAAGATTTTTTTTCTTTTGCAAAACTTCTAACGCTTCTTTTGTAAAACTTGGCGCTATTATAATCTCTAGGAAAATTTTATTCATTTCTTTAGCTGTAGATTCATCTACTTCTGTGTTTACCGCTACGATTCCACCAAAGATTGATTTCTCATCACATTTTCTAGCATTTATAAAAGCACTCTTTAAGTTCTCACCTTGTGCTATACCACAGGGAGTAGCGTGTTTTACTGCTACAACAGCAGGCTTTTTACTGCCAA
This genomic interval from Proteinivorax tanatarense contains the following:
- the purD gene encoding phosphoribosylamine--glycine ligase; protein product: MSVKMRVMVIGSGGREHVICEKIAQSPSVEKVYWVGTAPKPELEKIKVIWDINVTDFEGLANFALQEKISFTVVGPELPLTLGIVDYFEEKNLAIFGPTKKAAKLEGSKTFAKEIMRGENVPTAEYTRVDSLEHGCNLMDSLGLPLVFKVDGLAAGKGVIIVEDKNTGKEELQKLMESHPDQKIFAEEFLQGRELSFMVVVSKNKAFPLVPAQDYKRVYEQDEGPNTGGMGAFASSDLIDESLKKEIMDTIINPTLQGLQKRNIEFTGVLYAGLMVTNKGPKVLEYNTRFGDPETQAILHLIDEDLALLIKSCINGEIVQPKISQKKAITLVLAMDGYPGKYPKGIEITKCKIKDCRLYHSGTTYQQGKLLTNGGRVLNIVGIANELSIARDMVYKDVKNIDFEGIMFRRDIGWGIDKSERNKDN